In Alphaproteobacteria bacterium, the following are encoded in one genomic region:
- the prfB gene encoding peptide chain release factor 2 (programmed frameshift) codes for MRAEILSLAEDIKQSLELLRRRFDPAAAERRLTQLNHQAEDPTLWNDSEKAQALMRERTALEKSLESYKGLERGLDDGWTLAELGDAEGDDASLDEAEEMLRGVRAEAQRHELETLLSGEADGNDCYLEIHAGAGGTEAQDWAEMLVRLYTRWAERKGYKVEYLEESAGEEAGIKSATLKIAGHNAYGWLKTESGVHRLVRISPFDSQARRHTSFASAWIYPVVDDSIEIDIEEKDVRTDTYRASGAGGQHVNKTDSAIRLTHIPTGIVVQCQNDRSQHRNRATAWAMLKARLYERELALREEAAANEAASKTEIGWGNQIRSYVMQPYQMVKDLRTGVETGNVQAVMDGDIDDFLEASLAAQVGEGEPAEA; via the exons ATGCGCGCCGAGATCCTGTCGCTGGCCGAAGACATCAAGCAGTCGCTGGAACTGCTGAGGAGGCGT TTTGACCCGGCGGCTGCCGAACGCCGCCTGACCCAGCTCAACCACCAGGCCGAAGATCCCACGCTGTGGAACGACAGCGAGAAAGCGCAGGCGCTGATGCGCGAGCGCACCGCGCTGGAGAAGTCGCTGGAATCCTACAAGGGACTTGAGCGCGGGCTCGACGACGGCTGGACCCTGGCCGAGCTGGGCGATGCCGAAGGCGACGATGCCAGCCTGGACGAAGCCGAGGAGATGCTGCGCGGGGTGCGGGCCGAGGCTCAGCGCCACGAGCTGGAAACGCTGCTGTCCGGCGAGGCCGACGGCAACGACTGCTACCTGGAGATCCATGCCGGCGCCGGCGGCACCGAGGCGCAGGACTGGGCCGAGATGCTGGTCCGCCTCTACACCCGCTGGGCCGAGCGCAAGGGCTACAAGGTCGAGTATCTCGAGGAGAGCGCGGGCGAGGAGGCCGGCATCAAGTCGGCGACGCTGAAGATCGCCGGCCACAACGCTTATGGCTGGCTGAAGACCGAAAGCGGGGTGCACCGGCTGGTCCGCATATCGCCGTTCGACAGCCAGGCCCGCCGCCACACCAGCTTTGCCAGCGCCTGGATCTATCCGGTGGTCGACGATTCCATCGAGATCGACATCGAGGAGAAGGACGTCCGCACCGACACCTACCGCGCCTCCGGCGCCGGCGGCCAGCACGTCAACAAGACCGACAGCGCAATCCGGCTGACGCACATACCGACCGGCATCGTCGTGCAATGCCAGAACGATCGCAGCCAGCACCGCAACCGCGCCACCGCATGGGCGATGCTGAAGGCCCGGCTCTATGAGCGTGAGCTGGCCCTGCGCGAGGAAGCGGCAGCGAACGAGGCGGCGTCGAAGACCGAGATCGGCTGGGGCAACCAGATCCGCTCCTACGTCATGCAGCCCTATCAGATGGTCAAGGACCTGCGCACCGGGGTCGAGACCGGCAACGTGCAGGCGGTGATGGACGGCGACATCGACGACTTCCTCGAGGCGAGCCTCGCCGCCCAGGTCGGAGAGGGCGAACCGGCCGAGGCGTAG
- a CDS encoding sugar phosphate isomerase/epimerase, which yields MNKFGVHALVWVGGWSEAESERAIAGTAELGYDLIEIPLLNPAKVDAARTRRQLEAHGLTATCSLGLAPDTDISGEDDAAVARGEALLNDALAVTRDIGAKYMGGVIYSALGKYNRPPTAKGRANCAGVLNRLAAKAKASGITLGLEAVNRYETNLLNTLAQAGEFIDEIGADNVVVHADTYHMNIEDGNLAKAVRDCGAKVGYVHIGESHRGYLGTGTIDFTAVFRALHEIGYGGSIVFESFSSAVVDPQLSTALAVWRNLWSDSRDLAAKAKAFMEAGWDSARRATNG from the coding sequence ATGAACAAGTTCGGTGTGCACGCGCTGGTCTGGGTCGGCGGCTGGTCGGAAGCGGAAAGCGAGCGCGCGATCGCCGGCACGGCGGAACTGGGCTACGACCTGATCGAGATCCCGCTGCTGAACCCGGCCAAGGTCGATGCCGCGCGCACGCGCCGCCAGCTCGAAGCCCACGGGCTGACGGCTACGTGCTCGCTTGGGCTGGCGCCTGATACCGACATCTCCGGCGAGGACGATGCGGCGGTGGCCCGCGGCGAGGCCCTGCTCAATGACGCGCTGGCGGTGACGCGCGATATCGGCGCCAAGTACATGGGCGGCGTGATCTATTCCGCTCTCGGCAAGTACAACCGCCCGCCCACGGCGAAGGGGCGGGCCAACTGCGCCGGCGTGCTGAACCGCCTGGCGGCCAAGGCCAAGGCCTCCGGCATCACGCTGGGGCTGGAGGCGGTGAACCGCTATGAAACCAACCTTCTCAATACCTTGGCGCAAGCCGGCGAATTCATTGATGAAATCGGTGCCGACAATGTCGTCGTCCACGCCGACACCTATCACATGAACATCGAGGACGGGAACCTGGCCAAGGCCGTCCGCGACTGCGGCGCCAAGGTGGGCTATGTGCACATCGGCGAAAGCCACCGCGGCTATCTCGGCACCGGCACCATCGATTTCACCGCCGTCTTCCGCGCGCTGCACGAGATTGGCTACGGCGGCTCGATCGTGTTCGAGTCGTTCTCGTCGGCCGTGGTCGACCCGCAGTTGTCGACCGCGCTGGCGGTCTGGCGCAACCTGTGGAGCGACAGCCGCGACCTGGCCGCCAAGGCCAAGGCGTTCATGGAAGCGGGCTGGGATTCGGCGCGGCGCGCGACCAACGGGTAG
- a CDS encoding biotin--[acetyl-CoA-carboxylase] ligase, whose amino-acid sequence MDAADAPWRRLIDGVDVHYRPATDSTQDDLRAMIAAGAPHLTMVSAGEQRRGRGRSGRSWASPPGNLYTSTLLRPQQGWSAPMHAAFVAALAVAETVEAFVGARAPVRIKWPNDVLVYGGKIAGILMETGNARLAGAALAVDWLILGVGINVGSRPETGLYPTMCLAEFDAAATVDAVRERYCTALVWQLDGWERAGFADVRRRVLARMAGIGETVAVRLGDRPADRIEGRFEGLDADGALILETDGARRVITAGDVFLPGMTAQS is encoded by the coding sequence ATGGATGCCGCCGATGCGCCCTGGCGCCGCCTGATCGACGGCGTCGACGTCCACTACCGGCCTGCGACCGACAGCACCCAGGACGACCTCAGGGCGATGATCGCGGCCGGCGCGCCGCACCTGACCATGGTCAGCGCCGGCGAGCAGCGGCGCGGCAGAGGCCGGTCCGGCCGCAGCTGGGCGTCGCCGCCGGGCAACCTCTACACCTCGACCCTGCTGCGGCCGCAGCAGGGTTGGAGCGCGCCGATGCACGCGGCCTTCGTCGCCGCGCTGGCGGTGGCGGAGACGGTGGAGGCGTTCGTCGGCGCGCGGGCGCCGGTGCGGATCAAATGGCCGAACGACGTGCTGGTCTATGGCGGCAAGATCGCCGGCATCCTGATGGAAACCGGCAATGCGCGGCTGGCCGGCGCCGCCCTCGCAGTCGACTGGCTGATCCTCGGCGTCGGCATCAACGTCGGTTCACGGCCGGAGACCGGCCTCTACCCGACCATGTGCCTGGCCGAGTTCGATGCGGCGGCGACGGTGGATGCGGTGCGCGAACGCTATTGCACGGCGCTGGTCTGGCAGCTCGATGGGTGGGAGCGCGCGGGCTTCGCCGATGTGCGCCGTCGCGTGCTGGCCCGCATGGCCGGCATCGGCGAGACCGTCGCCGTGCGGCTCGGCGACCGGCCGGCCGACCGGATCGAGGGCCGCTTCGAGGGGCTCGACGCGGACGGCGCCCTGATCCTCGAGACCGACGGGGCACGGCGGGTGATCACGGCCGGGGACGTGTTCCTGCCCGGCATGACCGCGCAGTCGTGA
- a CDS encoding penicillin-binding protein 1A — protein sequence MLWRLTKWLVGSISAFVLLAMIGTAFVIWHYSKDLPDASQLRNYAPPVTTRVYAADGQLIGEFSDQNRVFVPIEQVPDRVVHAFTAAEDQRFFEHSGVDFLGLVRAVSAHLLRGERLVGASTITQQVAKNFLVGDERSVERKVREAILAFRIEELFSKDEILELYLNEIPFGGRLYGVASAALNYFGKSLNELTVAEAAFLAALPKAPTRLSRDMALATDRRNYVIRRMLDDGNITAEEADLALATPIAFVDRDPSEAVPARYFVEEVRRQLEEDYGADAYRQAGLTVRTTLDPHLQQLADQALRFGLTEYDRRHGYRGPVATMEDFDNWPDQLAAVERPAGAGDWQLAVVLEVDGEIGQLGFADRRRGVIGMRGLDWAAPWRENQNVGSAPSRVTDVLAKGDIILVSPRDAEAVAAYDDVFARRAAGEEIELPEPPPYRLEQIPDIGGGIVVMDPHSGRVLAMSGGYDFAMSEFNRATQAYRQPGSSFKPFVYLAALDDGFTPASIVLDTPFVLDQGPGMAQYRPDNYSGQYYGPLPLRVGLEKSRNLMTVRLAYTVGMDRIVQYARLFGIDDNMQPYLSMALGAGETTVLRMVGGYSQIVNGGRHVAPTLIDRIQDRHGYTLPQSRQDQRVCSTCQAASYEGGAMPTLPDGRQQIADPRTCYQITQMLRGVVQRGTASRLGAALPSYPIGGKTGTTNDGNDAWFVGFTPDLVVGAYVGFDQPRTLGPREAGGQTALPIVQNFLEHALEGTEPVDFRPPDGLVFVSVDRTTGLASTGGDAVYEPFIPGTEPTETQHAPRSAVVEVSATGASTAEDIMTGSGGLY from the coding sequence ATGCTCTGGCGACTGACGAAATGGCTGGTCGGGTCGATTTCCGCGTTTGTGCTGCTGGCGATGATCGGGACGGCCTTCGTCATCTGGCACTACAGCAAGGACCTGCCCGACGCCTCGCAGCTGCGCAACTACGCGCCGCCGGTCACCACCCGCGTCTATGCCGCGGACGGCCAGCTGATCGGCGAGTTCTCCGACCAGAACCGCGTGTTCGTGCCGATCGAGCAGGTGCCCGACCGGGTGGTTCATGCGTTCACCGCGGCCGAGGACCAGCGCTTCTTCGAGCATAGCGGGGTCGACTTCCTCGGCCTGGTCCGCGCCGTTTCCGCCCACCTGCTGCGCGGCGAGCGGCTGGTCGGCGCCTCGACCATCACCCAGCAGGTCGCCAAGAACTTCCTGGTCGGCGACGAGCGTTCGGTGGAGCGCAAGGTCCGCGAGGCGATCCTGGCGTTCCGGATCGAGGAGCTGTTCAGCAAGGACGAGATCCTCGAGCTCTATCTCAACGAGATCCCGTTCGGCGGGCGGCTCTATGGCGTTGCCTCGGCGGCGCTGAACTATTTCGGCAAGTCGCTGAACGAGCTGACCGTCGCCGAGGCGGCGTTCCTGGCGGCGCTGCCGAAAGCACCGACGCGGCTGTCGCGCGACATGGCGTTGGCCACCGACCGCCGCAACTACGTCATCCGGCGCATGCTCGACGACGGCAACATCACCGCCGAGGAGGCGGACCTGGCGCTGGCCACGCCGATCGCCTTCGTCGACCGCGATCCGTCCGAGGCGGTGCCGGCGCGCTATTTCGTCGAGGAGGTCCGCCGCCAGCTGGAGGAGGACTACGGCGCCGACGCCTACCGCCAGGCCGGGCTCACCGTGCGCACCACGCTGGACCCGCACCTGCAGCAGCTGGCCGACCAGGCGCTGCGCTTCGGCCTGACCGAATACGACAGGCGCCACGGCTATCGCGGCCCGGTCGCCACGATGGAGGATTTCGACAACTGGCCCGACCAGCTCGCCGCCGTCGAGCGGCCGGCCGGTGCCGGCGACTGGCAGCTGGCTGTCGTGCTGGAGGTCGACGGCGAGATCGGCCAGCTCGGCTTCGCCGACCGCCGCCGCGGCGTGATCGGCATGCGCGGGCTCGACTGGGCGGCGCCGTGGCGCGAGAACCAGAATGTCGGCAGTGCGCCAAGCCGGGTGACCGACGTGCTGGCGAAGGGCGACATCATCCTGGTCTCGCCGCGCGACGCGGAGGCTGTCGCCGCCTATGACGACGTCTTTGCCCGCCGCGCGGCCGGCGAGGAGATCGAGCTGCCGGAGCCGCCGCCCTATCGGCTGGAGCAGATTCCGGACATCGGCGGCGGTATCGTGGTGATGGACCCGCACTCCGGCCGCGTGCTCGCGATGTCCGGCGGCTACGACTTTGCGATGAGCGAGTTCAACCGGGCGACCCAGGCCTATCGCCAGCCCGGCTCGTCGTTCAAGCCGTTCGTCTATCTGGCGGCGCTCGATGACGGCTTCACCCCGGCCTCGATCGTGCTCGACACGCCGTTCGTGCTCGACCAGGGGCCCGGCATGGCCCAGTACCGGCCCGACAACTATTCCGGCCAGTACTACGGGCCGCTACCGCTGCGCGTCGGCCTGGAGAAATCGCGCAACCTGATGACGGTGCGGCTGGCCTATACGGTAGGCATGGACCGGATCGTGCAGTATGCGCGGTTGTTCGGCATCGACGACAACATGCAGCCCTATCTGTCGATGGCGCTGGGTGCCGGCGAAACCACGGTGTTGCGCATGGTCGGCGGCTACAGCCAGATCGTGAACGGCGGCCGGCACGTGGCGCCGACCCTGATCGACCGCATCCAGGACCGGCACGGCTATACCCTGCCGCAGTCGCGCCAGGACCAGCGGGTGTGCAGCACGTGCCAGGCGGCGAGCTACGAGGGCGGTGCGATGCCGACCCTGCCCGACGGCCGCCAGCAGATCGCCGATCCGCGCACCTGCTACCAGATCACCCAGATGCTGCGCGGTGTGGTCCAGCGCGGCACCGCCAGCCGGCTGGGCGCGGCGTTGCCGAGCTATCCGATCGGCGGCAAGACCGGCACCACCAACGACGGCAACGACGCCTGGTTCGTCGGCTTCACCCCGGACCTCGTGGTCGGGGCCTATGTCGGCTTCGACCAGCCGCGCACGCTGGGCCCGCGCGAGGCCGGCGGCCAGACCGCGCTGCCGATCGTGCAGAATTTCCTCGAACACGCGCTGGAAGGAACCGAGCCGGTCGACTTCCGCCCGCCCGACGGACTGGTGTTCGTGTCGGTCGACCGCACCACCGGGCTGGCCAGCACCGGCGGCGATGCGGTGTATGAGCCGTTCATCCCCGGAACCGAGCCGACCGAGACCCAGCACGCCCCGCGCAGCGCGGTGGTCGAGGTCTCGGCAACCGGTGCCTCCACCGCCGAGGATATCATGACCGGCTCCGGCGGGCTGTACTGA
- a CDS encoding calcium-binding protein, producing the protein MASIDIFGGSYFHAPWQDVVNPDANLIEIPYGGLSDLFNGFAYQNTDGTYTVFIGEDPIAIDENGNASGVVTDIIRLESLFAPLDADNVLAHVWEGFTASGIQDAYLDGGYTFLEVLFIYEDVVTIDSPSFGGIQWPAPPVATSSGADTVYGSLHHDTIDTGSGADTAYGDEGDDIIHAGVDDDLIYGDEGADVLYGESGWDILYGGAGADSLFGGGGQDSLYGEGGNDFISGGNGYDRLEGNAGNDVIEGNGGDDRLFGGAGADSLYGGAGDDSLYGGDGYNTLYGDNGDDFIRGGRHDDTAVGGDGDDTIVGQGGDDALYGGDNNDFMVGEDGDDLLQGGNGDDYLDGGDGLDSALYLLPRAYYTVTEYDTFVMVSSVGDEGTDTLRNVERLLFADQIMWV; encoded by the coding sequence ATGGCAAGCATCGACATTTTCGGCGGCAGCTACTTCCACGCGCCCTGGCAGGACGTGGTCAACCCTGACGCCAACCTGATCGAGATCCCCTATGGCGGGCTCTCGGACCTGTTCAACGGCTTCGCCTACCAGAACACCGACGGCACCTACACCGTGTTCATCGGTGAAGACCCGATCGCGATCGACGAAAACGGCAACGCCTCGGGCGTGGTGACCGACATCATCCGCCTCGAGAGTCTTTTCGCGCCGCTCGACGCGGACAACGTGCTCGCCCATGTCTGGGAAGGCTTCACGGCCAGCGGCATCCAGGACGCCTATCTCGATGGCGGTTACACCTTTCTGGAGGTGCTGTTCATCTATGAGGACGTCGTCACCATCGACAGCCCGTCGTTCGGCGGCATCCAATGGCCGGCCCCGCCGGTTGCCACGTCCAGCGGTGCCGACACAGTGTACGGCAGCCTGCACCACGACACGATCGATACCGGTTCGGGTGCCGACACCGCCTATGGCGACGAGGGCGACGACATCATCCACGCCGGGGTCGACGACGACCTGATCTACGGCGACGAGGGTGCCGACGTGCTCTACGGCGAATCCGGCTGGGACATCCTTTACGGCGGCGCCGGCGCCGATTCGCTGTTCGGCGGCGGCGGCCAGGATTCGCTCTATGGCGAGGGCGGCAACGACTTCATCTCCGGTGGCAACGGCTACGACCGCCTGGAAGGCAACGCCGGCAACGACGTGATCGAGGGCAACGGCGGCGACGACCGGCTGTTCGGCGGCGCCGGGGCCGATTCCCTCTATGGCGGCGCAGGCGACGATTCGCTGTATGGCGGCGACGGCTACAACACGCTCTACGGCGACAATGGCGACGACTTCATCCGCGGCGGCCGGCATGACGACACGGCGGTCGGCGGAGACGGCGACGACACCATCGTCGGCCAGGGCGGCGACGATGCGCTCTACGGCGGCGACAACAACGACTTCATGGTCGGCGAGGACGGCGACGACCTGCTGCAGGGCGGCAATGGCGACGACTACCTCGACGGCGGCGACGGGCTCGACAGCGCGCTGTATCTGCTGCCGCGCGCCTACTACACCGTTACCGAGTACGACACATTCGTCATGGTCAGCAGCGTCGGCGATGAGGGTACCGACACGCTGCGGAACGTCGAGCGCCTGTTGTTCGCCGACCAGATCATGTGGGTGTAG
- a CDS encoding N-acetylmuramoyl-L-alanine amidase, producing the protein MAGLLAALFLAALAPRAVHAEPAATGARLSLHPGFTRLTVDLTESAAVEAFLLEISDQVVVRLPEVEWRLPPRVDAALGSIAGFSAEPAGFGAWRLLIDVNRSVVLRRAVVEAADEGAGFRLVVELADPDLPQSDAVRPSVAELVAPINPFLPPRLTGPRTIVIDPGHGGRDPGASGIAGAVEKDIVLAAALALRDALEANGDFRVLMTREDDSAMSLSERTAFALAADADLFVSVHADAYHSSVARGTSVYSLSSSGAERGAAALSRGDGRETLLADIGYGDQDAAVGNILLDMMMDVTIDESARLAELVVEEVGLSARLLDNSHRMAGYHVLKMPHTPAILVELGYLSNAIDATDLQDAAHRQVLADAIARGIVRFLAEGAPLPAVPEAGATLDMDATQRP; encoded by the coding sequence ATGGCCGGTCTGCTCGCCGCCCTGTTCCTCGCCGCGCTGGCTCCGCGGGCGGTGCACGCCGAACCGGCGGCGACGGGCGCGCGCCTCAGCCTGCATCCCGGATTTACCCGGCTGACCGTCGACCTGACCGAGTCGGCCGCGGTCGAGGCCTTCCTGCTCGAGATCAGCGACCAGGTGGTGGTGCGGCTGCCCGAGGTGGAATGGCGGTTGCCCCCGCGGGTCGACGCCGCCCTCGGCTCGATCGCGGGCTTCTCGGCCGAGCCCGCCGGGTTCGGGGCGTGGCGCCTGCTGATCGACGTGAACCGCAGCGTGGTCCTGCGCCGCGCCGTGGTCGAGGCGGCCGACGAAGGCGCCGGATTCCGCCTGGTGGTCGAACTCGCCGACCCGGACCTGCCGCAGTCGGATGCGGTCCGGCCCAGCGTGGCGGAGCTGGTCGCGCCGATCAACCCGTTCCTGCCGCCGCGGCTGACCGGGCCGCGCACCATCGTGATCGACCCGGGGCATGGCGGCCGCGACCCGGGCGCGAGCGGCATCGCCGGCGCGGTCGAGAAGGACATCGTGCTCGCCGCGGCGCTCGCCCTGCGCGACGCGCTCGAGGCCAACGGCGACTTTCGCGTGCTGATGACCCGCGAGGACGATTCGGCGATGTCGCTGTCGGAGCGGACCGCCTTCGCGCTGGCGGCCGATGCCGACCTGTTCGTCTCGGTCCACGCCGACGCCTATCACAGCTCGGTCGCGCGCGGGACGTCGGTGTACAGCCTGTCCTCGTCCGGCGCGGAGCGCGGCGCGGCGGCGCTGTCGCGCGGCGACGGCCGCGAGACGCTGCTCGCCGACATCGGCTATGGCGACCAGGATGCGGCGGTCGGCAACATCCTGCTCGACATGATGATGGACGTGACCATCGACGAATCGGCGCGGCTCGCCGAACTGGTGGTCGAGGAGGTCGGGTTGAGCGCCCGGCTGCTCGACAACAGCCACCGCATGGCCGGCTATCATGTGCTGAAGATGCCGCATACGCCGGCGATCCTGGTCGAGCTCGGCTATCTGTCGAATGCGATCGATGCCACCGACCTGCAGGACGCGGCGCACCGGCAGGTGCTGGCGGACGCGATCGCGCGCGGAATCGTGCGGTTCCTGGCCGAAGGCGCGCCGCTTCCGGCGGTGCCGGAAGCGGGAGCGACCCTGGACATGGATGCCACACAAAGGCCATAG
- a CDS encoding ribonuclease E/G, which yields MLIDASHPEETRVVIVSGNRLEEFDYETASKQQIKGNIYLAKVTRVEPSLQAAFVDYGGNRHGFLAFNEIHPDYYRIPVADREKLYGDDQDEPVEAIAPAANGHDDEAGADLHDDGDGGAQGAGVEVMGGDEDEDIERERRRLRMLRNYRIQEVIKRRQIMLVQVTKEERGNKGAALTTYLSLAGRYCVLMPNTARGGGVSRKISNPADRKRLRGILDELEIPDGMAVIVRTAGSERSRAEIKRDYEYLMRLWDQIRQTTLQSVSPALIHEEGNLIKRSIRDLYSRDIDEVIVDGEPSYRTAKDFMRMLMPSHASRVKRFKDEGVPLFQQHNVESQLDEIHSNTVRLKSGGYLVINPTEALVSIDVNSGRATRERHIEETALKTNLEAAQEVARQLRLRDLAGLIVIDFIDMDESRNNTAVERKLKEALRGDRARIQIGRISAFGLLEMSRQRLRPSIIEASSQVCPHCNGMGHIRSTESSALQVLRGIEEEGLSRRSAAVQIYVPNSIALYLLNQKRSAIMAAEQRYEFTVAIAIDDTLIAPDYQIERTVERSAEEIAALRGATAAARAQQHDDEDEEEPEDLDEEAAEAEDGEPARAEQDDGKGRSRRRGRRRRRPRRDEAEGTAEPAAMSESEFEPEAEAEAEPVGEEEPAEATAGEAETVGEDGQAAPRSRRGRRGGRRRRRRDEGDATADEMQAAEAAESGEPAAESEPMAAEAESELAEANAETVEDAVAEPEMAADAEPEAMNGYEAEAEPADEADEPIASPAEQQRAETEPEPESTETAPDDTVEPVQAEQAAARRGQPRRGWWQRLIEG from the coding sequence ATGTTGATCGACGCATCCCACCCGGAAGAGACCCGGGTGGTGATCGTCAGCGGCAACCGGCTGGAAGAATTCGACTATGAGACGGCCAGCAAGCAGCAGATCAAAGGCAACATCTATCTAGCGAAAGTCACCCGGGTCGAGCCGTCGCTGCAGGCGGCTTTCGTCGACTACGGCGGCAACCGCCACGGCTTTCTGGCCTTCAACGAGATCCACCCCGACTACTACCGCATCCCGGTCGCCGACCGCGAGAAGCTGTACGGCGACGACCAGGACGAGCCCGTCGAGGCCATCGCCCCGGCCGCCAACGGCCATGACGACGAGGCCGGCGCCGACCTGCACGACGACGGCGACGGCGGCGCCCAGGGCGCCGGCGTCGAGGTCATGGGCGGCGACGAGGACGAGGACATCGAGCGCGAGCGGCGCCGCCTGCGCATGCTGCGCAATTACCGCATCCAGGAGGTGATCAAGCGCCGGCAGATCATGCTGGTGCAGGTGACCAAGGAGGAGCGCGGCAACAAGGGCGCGGCGCTGACCACCTATCTGTCGCTGGCCGGGCGCTATTGCGTGCTGATGCCGAACACCGCCCGCGGCGGCGGCGTGTCGCGCAAGATCAGCAACCCGGCCGACCGCAAGCGGCTGCGCGGCATCCTGGACGAGCTCGAGATCCCGGACGGCATGGCCGTCATCGTGCGCACCGCGGGTTCGGAGCGCAGCCGCGCCGAGATCAAGCGCGACTATGAATACCTGATGCGCCTGTGGGACCAGATCCGCCAGACGACCCTGCAGTCGGTGTCGCCGGCGCTGATCCACGAGGAAGGCAACCTGATCAAGCGGTCGATCCGCGACCTCTATTCGCGCGACATCGACGAGGTAATCGTCGACGGCGAGCCGTCCTACCGCACCGCCAAGGACTTCATGCGGATGCTGATGCCGAGCCACGCCTCGCGCGTGAAGCGGTTCAAGGACGAGGGCGTGCCGCTGTTCCAGCAGCACAACGTCGAAAGCCAGCTCGACGAGATCCATTCCAACACGGTGCGGCTGAAGTCGGGCGGCTATCTGGTCATCAACCCGACCGAGGCGCTGGTCTCCATCGACGTCAACTCCGGTCGCGCGACCCGCGAGCGCCACATCGAGGAAACGGCGCTGAAGACCAACCTGGAGGCGGCGCAGGAGGTGGCGCGCCAGCTGCGCCTGCGCGACCTGGCCGGCCTGATCGTCATCGATTTCATCGACATGGACGAGAGCCGCAACAACACGGCGGTCGAGCGCAAGCTGAAAGAGGCCCTGCGCGGCGACCGCGCCCGCATCCAGATCGGCCGGATCAGCGCCTTCGGCCTGCTGGAGATGTCGCGCCAGCGGCTGCGGCCCAGCATCATCGAGGCGTCGAGCCAGGTCTGCCCGCATTGCAACGGCATGGGCCACATCCGCTCCACCGAATCCAGCGCGCTGCAAGTGCTGCGCGGGATCGAGGAGGAGGGACTGAGCCGGCGCAGTGCGGCGGTCCAGATCTACGTGCCGAATTCCATCGCGCTGTATCTGCTGAACCAAAAGCGCAGCGCGATCATGGCGGCGGAGCAGCGCTACGAATTCACCGTGGCGATCGCGATCGACGACACGCTGATCGCGCCCGACTACCAGATCGAGCGCACGGTCGAGCGCAGTGCGGAGGAGATCGCGGCGCTGCGCGGCGCGACCGCGGCTGCCCGGGCCCAGCAGCATGACGACGAGGACGAGGAGGAGCCCGAGGACCTCGACGAGGAGGCGGCGGAGGCCGAAGACGGCGAGCCGGCCCGCGCCGAGCAGGACGACGGCAAGGGACGGTCGCGGCGTCGCGGACGCAGGCGCCGCCGTCCGCGCCGCGACGAGGCCGAAGGCACTGCCGAACCCGCGGCGATGTCCGAATCGGAGTTCGAGCCCGAAGCGGAAGCCGAGGCCGAGCCCGTCGGCGAGGAGGAACCCGCCGAGGCGACCGCCGGCGAGGCGGAAACGGTCGGCGAGGACGGCCAGGCCGCTCCGCGCTCGCGACGCGGCCGGCGCGGCGGCCGGCGCCGGCGCCGGCGCGACGAGGGCGATGCGACCGCCGACGAGATGCAGGCCGCCGAGGCCGCGGAGTCGGGCGAGCCCGCGGCCGAGTCCGAACCGATGGCTGCCGAGGCGGAATCGGAGCTTGCCGAGGCGAATGCCGAGACGGTCGAGGATGCCGTTGCGGAACCCGAGATGGCGGCAGATGCCGAGCCGGAAGCGATGAACGGCTACGAGGCGGAAGCGGAACCGGCCGACGAAGCCGACGAGCCGATCGCGTCGCCGGCCGAACAGCAACGGGCAGAGACCGAGCCCGAGCCGGAAAGCACCGAGACGGCGCCGGACGATACCGTCGAACCGGTGCAGGCCGAACAGGCGGCGGCCCGGCGCGGGCAGCCGCGTCGCGGCTGGTGGCAGCGCCTGATCGAAGGCTGA